A genomic stretch from Falco naumanni isolate bFalNau1 chromosome 6, bFalNau1.pat, whole genome shotgun sequence includes:
- the PM20D2 gene encoding peptidase M20 domain-containing protein 2 isoform X2 gives MRPQEPPQGGPAAALETLKQRACESVELNAARLGALSRDIWSRPELAYEEHQAHDAMTRFFSSAELPGAAWAVQPRYKLGTAFRAEWGTAAPRGPSPRPLRLAFLCEYDALPGIGHACGHNLIAEVGAGAALALKAALESLPPPAPAAVQVTVLGTPAEEQGGGKIELIKAGAFDGLDVVFMAHPSQENAAYLPDVAEHDVTVKYYGKASHAAAYPWEGVNALDAAVLAYNNLSVLRQQMKPTWRVHGVIKNGGVKPNIIPSYTELEFYLRAPSMKDLSVLTEKVENCFRSAALATGCKVEIKGGVNDYYNVLPNKSLQKVYKENGQKLGIEFVAEDCILNGLSGNSMLLTLVHEFSRLVFQRAAIQVGVHFCLNCVSNCGTFLVCQHYSNRNVNS, from the exons aTGAGGCCGCAGGAGCCGCCGCAgggcggccccgctgccgcgTTGGAGACGCTGAAGCAGCGGGCGTGCGAGAGCGTGGAGCTGAACGCGGCGCGGCTGGGCGCGCTGAGCCGCGATATTTGGAGCCGGCCGGAGCTGGCCTACGAGGAGCACCAGGCGCACGACGCCATGACCCGCTTCTTCTCCAGCGCGGAGCTGCCGGGCGCCGCCTGGGCCGTGCAGCCGCGCTACAAGCTGGGCACGGCCTTCCGCGCCGAGTGGGGCacggccgccccgcggggcccgAGCCCGCGCCCGCTCCGCCTCGCCTTCCTCTGCGAGTACGACGCTCTGCCCGGCATCGGCCACGCCTGCGGGCACAACCTCATCGCCGAGGTGGGCGCCGGCGCCGCGCTGGCGCTGAAGGCCGCCCTGGAGAGCCTGCCGCCGCCGGCGCCCGCCGCCGTCCAG GTCACGGTGCTGGGGACGCCCGCGGAGGAGCAAGGAGGAGGCAAAATAGAGCTGATAAAGGCTGGAGCGTTTGATGGCCTGGATGTGGTGTTCATGGCGCACCCCTCGCAAGAGAACGCGGCTTACCTGCCCGATGTGGCCGAGCACGA TGTGACTGTGAAATACTATGGAAAAGCTTCTCATGCTGCTGCTTATCCTTGGGAAGGAGTTAATGCATTAgatgctgctgttcttgcatACAACAATCTGTCTGTTTTAAGACAGCAAATGAAACCGACCTGGAGAGTTCATG gtGTAATAAAAAATGGTGGTGTGAAACCTAACATCATTCCATCCTACACTGAACTAGAGTTCTACTTGCGTGCTCCTTCAATGAAAGATCTTTCTGTGCTGACAGAGAAGGTTGAGAACTGCTTCAGATCTGCAGCACTGGCCACAGGATGCAAA GTGGAAATAAAAGGTGGTGTAAATGATTACTACAATGTGCTTCCAAATAAGAGCTTGCAGAAAGTTTACAAGGAGAATGGACAGAAGCTCGGAATAGAATTTGTAGCAGAAGACTGTATCTTGAATGGTTTGTCAG GTAATTCTATGCTTCTAACTTTAGTTCATGAGTTTTCCAGATTAGTTTTCCAAAGGGCTGCCATTCAAGTAGGTGTTCACTTCTGTCTTAACTGTGTCTCAAACTGTGGCACTTTCTTGGTCTGTCAACACTATAGTAATAGGAATGTGAATTCTTGA
- the PM20D2 gene encoding peptidase M20 domain-containing protein 2 isoform X1, which translates to MRPQEPPQGGPAAALETLKQRACESVELNAARLGALSRDIWSRPELAYEEHQAHDAMTRFFSSAELPGAAWAVQPRYKLGTAFRAEWGTAAPRGPSPRPLRLAFLCEYDALPGIGHACGHNLIAEVGAGAALALKAALESLPPPAPAAVQVTVLGTPAEEQGGGKIELIKAGAFDGLDVVFMAHPSQENAAYLPDVAEHDVTVKYYGKASHAAAYPWEGVNALDAAVLAYNNLSVLRQQMKPTWRVHGVIKNGGVKPNIIPSYTELEFYLRAPSMKDLSVLTEKVENCFRSAALATGCKVEIKGGVNDYYNVLPNKSLQKVYKENGQKLGIEFVAEDCILNGLSGSTDFGNVTFVVPGIHPYFYIGSDALNHTEQYTEAAGSQNAQFYALRTAKALAMTALDVIFKPGLLEEVREDFRQVKLKEEGQINPAEPNKESGVGTGACD; encoded by the exons aTGAGGCCGCAGGAGCCGCCGCAgggcggccccgctgccgcgTTGGAGACGCTGAAGCAGCGGGCGTGCGAGAGCGTGGAGCTGAACGCGGCGCGGCTGGGCGCGCTGAGCCGCGATATTTGGAGCCGGCCGGAGCTGGCCTACGAGGAGCACCAGGCGCACGACGCCATGACCCGCTTCTTCTCCAGCGCGGAGCTGCCGGGCGCCGCCTGGGCCGTGCAGCCGCGCTACAAGCTGGGCACGGCCTTCCGCGCCGAGTGGGGCacggccgccccgcggggcccgAGCCCGCGCCCGCTCCGCCTCGCCTTCCTCTGCGAGTACGACGCTCTGCCCGGCATCGGCCACGCCTGCGGGCACAACCTCATCGCCGAGGTGGGCGCCGGCGCCGCGCTGGCGCTGAAGGCCGCCCTGGAGAGCCTGCCGCCGCCGGCGCCCGCCGCCGTCCAG GTCACGGTGCTGGGGACGCCCGCGGAGGAGCAAGGAGGAGGCAAAATAGAGCTGATAAAGGCTGGAGCGTTTGATGGCCTGGATGTGGTGTTCATGGCGCACCCCTCGCAAGAGAACGCGGCTTACCTGCCCGATGTGGCCGAGCACGA TGTGACTGTGAAATACTATGGAAAAGCTTCTCATGCTGCTGCTTATCCTTGGGAAGGAGTTAATGCATTAgatgctgctgttcttgcatACAACAATCTGTCTGTTTTAAGACAGCAAATGAAACCGACCTGGAGAGTTCATG gtGTAATAAAAAATGGTGGTGTGAAACCTAACATCATTCCATCCTACACTGAACTAGAGTTCTACTTGCGTGCTCCTTCAATGAAAGATCTTTCTGTGCTGACAGAGAAGGTTGAGAACTGCTTCAGATCTGCAGCACTGGCCACAGGATGCAAA GTGGAAATAAAAGGTGGTGTAAATGATTACTACAATGTGCTTCCAAATAAGAGCTTGCAGAAAGTTTACAAGGAGAATGGACAGAAGCTCGGAATAGAATTTGTAGCAGAAGACTGTATCTTGAATGGTTTGTCAG GTTCTACAGACTTCGGAAACGTTACATTTGTAGTCCCTGGGATTCACCCTTACTTTTATATTGGCTCTGATGCGTTGAATCATACCGAGCAGTACACAGAAGCTGCAG ggtCACAGAATGCTCAGTTCTACGCTTTGCGCACAGCAAAAGCTTTGGCAATGACAGCGCTGGATGTCATTTTCAAGCCAGGTCTGCTAGAAGAAGTCAGGGAAGACTTTAGACAGGTGAAGCTAAAAGAAGAGGGGCAAATAAATCCAGCAGAGCCTAACAAAGAATCTGGTGTTGGCACAGGAGCATGTGACTAA